From Metasolibacillus fluoroglycofenilyticus, one genomic window encodes:
- a CDS encoding MFS transporter → MAATYEKQRFWILVAIVSISGFSQGMLLPLIAVIFEQDGVATTLNGLNATGLYIGTLLISPFIEKPLRKFGYKPTIIVGGALVFISLATFPLWKNIMFWFFLRLLIGIGDHALHFATQTWLTASTPQHKLGRSMAIYGLSFSVGFALGPFFVPLIKISQALPFVVSSVLCLLAWSLVFFLANEHPEALKGDTKQASSMTRYKLVFRYAWVAFLPPFIYGFLESSLNAIFPVYALRKGFEVSMVSFVLAAFSIGTIALQLPLGMLGDRIGRRKVILGGLLSGAVIFAACSFVEHLQWGVVVFFALAGMCVGTMFSLGITYMTDLTPKELLPNGNLLCGIFFSLGSLSGPFLGGGYLQLVDSMSFLLFIAAMLVAIFIIIFYFGRKLPLTQERTKQC, encoded by the coding sequence ATGGCAGCAACATATGAAAAGCAACGATTTTGGATTTTAGTAGCCATTGTCTCCATTTCAGGATTTTCGCAAGGAATGCTTCTGCCATTAATTGCGGTAATTTTTGAACAAGATGGTGTCGCTACAACATTAAATGGCTTGAATGCAACAGGCTTATACATAGGCACTTTGCTAATTTCTCCTTTTATTGAAAAGCCGCTACGCAAATTTGGCTATAAGCCGACGATTATAGTCGGGGGAGCGCTTGTTTTTATTTCACTTGCGACATTTCCATTATGGAAGAATATAATGTTTTGGTTTTTCCTCCGGTTGCTTATAGGTATTGGTGATCATGCATTACATTTTGCGACACAAACATGGCTAACGGCCTCTACACCTCAGCATAAATTAGGGCGTAGCATGGCAATATATGGTTTGTCATTTAGCGTTGGTTTCGCTTTAGGCCCGTTCTTTGTTCCTTTAATTAAAATTTCACAGGCGTTGCCGTTTGTTGTATCATCAGTGCTTTGTTTATTGGCTTGGTCACTTGTCTTTTTCTTAGCGAATGAGCACCCTGAAGCTTTAAAGGGGGATACAAAGCAGGCAAGTAGCATGACACGTTATAAGCTGGTATTTCGCTATGCGTGGGTAGCATTTTTACCGCCTTTTATCTATGGATTTTTAGAGTCTTCATTAAATGCTATTTTTCCGGTGTATGCTTTGCGCAAAGGCTTTGAAGTGTCGATGGTTTCCTTTGTGCTTGCAGCATTTTCTATAGGTACAATCGCTTTGCAGCTTCCTTTAGGGATGCTTGGAGATAGAATTGGGCGACGAAAGGTGATTTTAGGTGGTTTACTCAGTGGAGCTGTAATCTTTGCCGCATGTAGTTTCGTCGAGCATTTGCAATGGGGTGTCGTCGTGTTCTTTGCACTTGCCGGAATGTGTGTCGGCACGATGTTTTCGCTCGGCATAACGTATATGACAGATTTAACACCGAAGGAATTATTGCCAAATGGCAATTTACTATGTGGTATTTTCTTTAGCTTAGGTAGCTTAAGTGGTCCATTTCTCGGTGGGGGCTATTTACAATTAGTAGATAGTATGAGTTTCTTGCTATTCATTGCTGCTATGCTAGTAGCCATATTTATTATCATCTTCTATTTTGGACGTAAATTACCGTTAACACAAGAAAGGACAAAACAATGCTAG
- a CDS encoding histidine phosphatase family protein yields the protein MLKLYITRHGETVWNTEGRLQGWQDSDLMESGVNNALALGNRLKDVKFDAIYSSPSKRATKTATLIKGNRNQLIIEEPNLREIFLGDWEGQTHEDVERQQPEEYHAFWHAPHLYNPTSGESFEQLQARVTDFLNQLISQHSAGNILIVTHTVFIKMLLVYCKKQSIEQLWTPPYIHDTSLSVIVISNGHINIIMEGDIHHRSRELLND from the coding sequence TTGTTAAAGCTTTATATTACTAGACACGGCGAAACCGTATGGAATACCGAAGGAAGGCTACAAGGCTGGCAAGATTCTGACTTAATGGAAAGCGGTGTTAATAATGCTCTCGCCCTAGGCAATCGTTTAAAAGACGTAAAATTTGATGCCATTTATAGTAGCCCTAGTAAGCGAGCAACAAAAACTGCTACTCTTATTAAAGGCAATCGAAACCAACTAATTATTGAAGAGCCAAACTTGAGAGAAATCTTTTTAGGTGATTGGGAAGGTCAGACACATGAGGATGTAGAAAGACAGCAGCCAGAAGAATATCATGCGTTTTGGCATGCGCCCCACTTGTACAACCCGACATCTGGCGAAAGCTTTGAACAACTGCAAGCAAGGGTCACAGACTTTTTAAATCAACTAATCTCGCAACATAGTGCTGGAAATATTTTAATTGTTACACATACTGTATTTATTAAAATGTTATTAGTGTATTGTAAAAAGCAATCTATTGAACAATTATGGACCCCTCCTTATATACATGATACAAGCTTATCTGTTATTGTGATTTCCAATGGGCATATCAATATCATAATGGAAGGCGATATACACCATCGAAGTAGGGAATTGCTCAATGATTAG
- a CDS encoding transglutaminase-like domain-containing protein, with the protein MNKYLQETPLLNFSHSSIQKLIEAMQWANESDFQKIKKIYNFVRDDIAFGYNKDDAIPASEILKDRYGQCNTKGILFMTLLRAVGIPCRIHGFTIDKKLQKGAMTGLIYQLAPQNIVHSWVEVQYDGHWYNIEGFILDSSYLKKLQEKFADCETSFCGYGVATNNLQNPQIDWDANDTYIQKEGINNDFGVFNSPDEFFKKHRQRLSPFKKWIYQTIIRKLMNRNVEKIRN; encoded by the coding sequence ATGAATAAGTACTTGCAAGAAACCCCATTACTGAATTTTTCCCATAGCTCAATACAAAAATTAATAGAAGCTATGCAGTGGGCAAACGAGAGTGATTTTCAGAAAATCAAAAAAATATACAATTTTGTGCGCGACGATATTGCCTTTGGATATAACAAAGACGATGCTATTCCCGCTTCAGAAATTTTAAAAGATAGATATGGGCAGTGCAACACAAAAGGAATATTATTTATGACATTATTGAGAGCAGTTGGAATACCTTGTCGAATTCATGGCTTTACCATTGATAAAAAACTGCAAAAAGGGGCTATGACAGGCCTAATTTACCAGCTCGCACCACAAAATATTGTACACAGCTGGGTGGAGGTGCAGTACGACGGACATTGGTATAACATCGAGGGCTTTATATTGGATAGTAGCTATTTAAAAAAGCTTCAAGAAAAGTTCGCTGATTGCGAAACTAGTTTTTGTGGCTACGGTGTAGCTACTAATAATCTTCAAAATCCACAGATAGACTGGGATGCGAATGATACTTATATTCAAAAAGAAGGTATTAATAATGACTTTGGCGTATTTAATTCACCTGATGAATTTTTCAAAAAACATCGACAGCGGCTGTCACCTTTTAAAAAATGGATTTATCAAACTATTATACGCAAATTGATGAACCGCAATGTAGAGAAAATTCGCAATTGA
- a CDS encoding fumarate hydratase, whose amino-acid sequence MSYLETLEKSLYNLVTETSTNLPKDVRRAIKMAKEAENAGTRAAMSLDTITTNIVMAEDNVSPICQDTGLPTFKVYTPVGVNQIEIRKAIETAIAAATADAKLRPNSVDSLTGKNSGTNIGAGLPVVKFEQWENDYITVKLILKGGGCENKNIQYSLPAELEGLGRAGRDLDGIRKCILHAVWQAQGQGCSAGFIGVGIGGDRSAGYDLAKEQLFRHVDDVNPIEDLAKLEDYIVKTSNTFGVGTMGFGGEATLLGCKIGVMDRLPASFFVSVAYNCWAYRRMAIDINPATGEIINWHYQEGEKITFKEEEQTAATTDNDSQVVELVAPITEEKIRSLKVGDVVKISGRMYTGRDAIHHHLIGDGVEAPVDLNGQIIYHCGPVMAKDDEGNWVVKAAGPTTSIREEPYQGDIMKKFGIRAVMGKGGMGPKTLKALQEHGGVYLNAIGGAAQYYADCIKSVDGVDLMEFGIPEAMWHLNVDGFTAVVTMDSHGNSLHADVEKSSLEKLAQHAERIF is encoded by the coding sequence ATGTCATATTTAGAAACTTTGGAGAAAAGCCTGTACAATTTAGTAACAGAAACATCTACAAACTTACCAAAAGACGTGCGCCGTGCGATTAAAATGGCAAAAGAGGCCGAAAACGCTGGTACACGTGCTGCAATGAGTTTAGATACGATTACAACAAATATTGTCATGGCAGAAGATAATGTCTCTCCAATTTGTCAGGATACAGGTTTACCAACATTCAAAGTATATACTCCTGTAGGCGTAAACCAAATCGAAATTAGAAAGGCAATCGAAACGGCGATTGCTGCGGCAACAGCTGATGCGAAATTACGTCCAAACTCAGTGGATTCATTAACTGGGAAGAACTCTGGAACAAATATTGGCGCTGGCCTCCCAGTAGTAAAATTCGAGCAATGGGAAAATGACTACATTACAGTGAAGCTCATTTTAAAAGGTGGCGGCTGTGAAAATAAAAATATCCAATATTCCTTACCTGCCGAATTGGAAGGCTTAGGTCGTGCAGGACGCGATTTAGATGGCATTCGTAAATGTATTTTACATGCTGTTTGGCAAGCACAAGGTCAAGGTTGTTCAGCTGGCTTTATCGGTGTAGGTATCGGCGGCGACCGTTCAGCAGGCTATGACTTAGCAAAAGAACAATTATTCCGTCATGTGGACGATGTCAATCCAATCGAAGATTTAGCAAAGTTAGAAGATTATATTGTAAAAACATCTAACACATTTGGCGTAGGTACGATGGGCTTCGGTGGTGAAGCAACATTATTAGGCTGTAAAATCGGTGTAATGGATCGCTTACCTGCTTCATTCTTCGTATCAGTAGCTTATAATTGCTGGGCATACCGTCGCATGGCAATTGATATTAATCCAGCCACTGGTGAAATCATCAATTGGCACTACCAAGAAGGTGAAAAAATCACATTCAAAGAAGAAGAGCAAACAGCGGCAACTACTGACAATGACAGCCAAGTTGTTGAATTAGTCGCACCAATTACAGAAGAAAAAATACGTTCTCTTAAAGTGGGCGACGTTGTAAAAATTTCTGGTCGCATGTACACAGGGCGTGATGCCATCCACCATCACTTAATTGGTGACGGTGTGGAGGCTCCTGTAGATTTAAACGGTCAAATTATTTACCACTGTGGTCCAGTTATGGCAAAAGACGACGAAGGTAACTGGGTAGTTAAAGCAGCAGGTCCTACAACATCAATTCGCGAGGAACCATACCAAGGCGATATTATGAAAAAATTCGGTATCCGCGCTGTTATGGGTAAAGGCGGCATGGGCCCAAAAACATTAAAAGCATTGCAAGAACATGGTGGCGTTTACTTAAATGCTATCGGAGGCGCTGCTCAGTACTATGCTGATTGTATTAAATCCGTAGATGGCGTTGATTTAATGGAATTTGGCATTCCAGAAGCTATGTGGCACTTAAATGTTGATGGTTTCACAGCAGTTGTTACAATGGATTCACATGGAAACTCGTTACACGCTGACGTTGAAAAATCTTCACTTGAGAAGCTAGCACAACACGCTGAGCGTATATTCTAA
- a CDS encoding helix-turn-helix domain-containing protein: MNYIIKHGRNFMAISNNIEADYHKHWLLQIFLSSRKDFNIEVNGQLISCNAIIVNMDTPHLFDAEGEAHFTMLIDPTTELGRVLRRKLLEQPYYIFPNENTITMQQAFQNALEQKSHTTIISFVKNIMAQFDYHHMKNFDSRVMKVLSLLDNCPHEDEFHQIKYFSQKTGLSESRLAHLFKEETGIPLKSYTVLHKLQIAYEAIFNGDSLTTAALDAGFNSPSHLAYTNKMMTGMSATNIIKNSEFLKVY, from the coding sequence ATGAACTATATTATAAAACATGGTAGAAATTTTATGGCGATTTCAAATAATATAGAAGCAGATTACCATAAGCACTGGCTACTCCAAATATTTCTAAGTAGTCGAAAAGATTTTAATATTGAAGTGAATGGACAGCTTATTTCTTGCAATGCCATTATTGTAAATATGGATACACCTCATTTATTTGACGCTGAAGGAGAAGCTCATTTTACGATGCTGATTGACCCTACGACAGAGCTTGGGCGTGTACTTAGGAGGAAGTTATTAGAGCAACCCTATTATATTTTCCCAAACGAAAACACCATCACTATGCAGCAAGCTTTTCAAAATGCTCTTGAACAAAAAAGTCATACTACTATTATTTCCTTTGTTAAGAACATCATGGCTCAATTCGATTATCACCATATGAAGAATTTTGATAGTCGTGTTATGAAAGTATTGTCTCTTTTGGATAACTGTCCACATGAAGATGAATTTCATCAAATAAAATACTTTTCCCAAAAAACAGGGCTTTCTGAAAGTCGATTAGCACATTTATTTAAAGAAGAAACAGGTATTCCACTAAAAAGCTATACTGTTTTGCATAAACTTCAAATAGCATACGAAGCCATTTTTAATGGAGATAGCCTGACAACAGCCGCGCTTGACGCTGGTTTCAATAGCCCATCTCATCTTGCATATACGAATAAAATGATGACTGGAATGTCTGCAACAAATATCATTAAAAATAGCGAGTTTTTGAAAGTTTACTAA
- a CDS encoding SE1561 family protein: MMKPITNKEQQVTYLKERLEIFLEVLDAIDPETTELDDIDRLIQMMDDLEDKMEQFHQRTDIEE, from the coding sequence ATGATGAAGCCTATTACAAATAAAGAGCAGCAAGTTACCTATTTAAAAGAGCGTCTAGAGATTTTCCTTGAAGTGCTAGATGCCATTGACCCAGAAACGACAGAGCTTGACGATATCGATCGCCTTATTCAAATGATGGATGATTTAGAGGATAAAATGGAGCAATTCCACCAACGAACTGACATAGAAGAATAA
- a CDS encoding NUDIX hydrolase encodes MIRQAVGAIIFHQAEILLVHKVKISTIRDMQIQGEWDFPKGGIEHNDKNLEAALLRELMEETGSVKYKVLEQLDEKIIFHFAEEFTHKTGYKMQETTMFVIEYTGDRSDLMPQDNEIRAIEFFSPNETLAKLTHQDTKLFFEKALKTLTI; translated from the coding sequence ATGATTAGGCAGGCTGTCGGTGCTATCATATTTCACCAAGCTGAAATATTATTAGTACATAAAGTAAAAATAAGTACAATTCGAGATATGCAAATACAAGGTGAGTGGGATTTCCCAAAGGGCGGTATTGAGCATAACGATAAAAATTTAGAGGCTGCTCTGTTAAGAGAGCTTATGGAAGAAACAGGTTCTGTCAAATATAAAGTGTTGGAACAATTAGACGAGAAAATTATTTTCCATTTTGCTGAAGAATTTACGCACAAAACAGGCTACAAAATGCAAGAAACAACGATGTTTGTCATCGAATACACGGGGGACCGCTCCGATTTAATGCCACAAGACAATGAAATTAGAGCCATTGAATTTTTTAGCCCTAATGAAACACTTGCCAAATTAACACATCAAGACACCAAATTGTTTTTTGAAAAAGCTCTGAAAACATTAACCATATAA
- a CDS encoding ABC transporter ATP-binding protein: MLGKFFSYYKPHKRLFMVDFSSAIIVAILELAFPLAVQWFIDKLLPTGEWGMIVKISVLLLLVYILSTFLNFIVNYLGHKLGINIETDMRQELFNHVQRQSFRFFDNTKTGHIMSRITNDLFDIGEFAHHGPEDFFIAIMTFIGAFTIMFNINPTLAFIALVMVPFLTWLVTFSNIKMNKAWKKMYGEIADVNARVEDSVSGVRVVKSFTNEDFEMSRFRKQNGLFRSAKLYAYKVMAGTHSGIYMMTRLLTLVVLVVGAWLTYNELLTAGELVSFVLYTNVLIKPIDKISALLELYPKGMAGFKRFRDLIEQEPEVLDKPNAIDVTSLRGDITFEHVSFNYDQTKLVLKDISFSLNAGETIAFVGPSGAGKTTICSLIPRFYDISDGAITIDGLDVRDMTQKSLREQIGIVQQDVFLFTGTIRENIEYGKLGASFEEIKAAADRAHLKEFIEGLPDGYETQIGERGLKLSGGQKQRLAIARMFLKNPPILILDEATSALDTETEMIIQESLAELAENRTTLVIAHRLATIRNADKVFVVTQKGIEEQGTYDELVAAGGVFANLHHIQFKK, from the coding sequence ATGCTAGGAAAATTTTTCTCGTATTACAAACCGCATAAACGTCTGTTTATGGTCGATTTTTCGAGCGCTATTATCGTTGCGATTTTAGAGCTTGCTTTTCCGCTTGCTGTGCAATGGTTTATTGATAAATTGCTACCGACGGGCGAGTGGGGAATGATTGTAAAAATTAGCGTACTATTATTACTCGTATATATTTTAAGTACGTTCTTGAATTTCATCGTTAACTATTTAGGGCATAAGCTTGGAATTAATATCGAAACAGATATGCGCCAAGAGCTATTTAATCATGTGCAAAGACAATCATTCCGTTTCTTTGATAATACAAAAACAGGACATATTATGAGCCGTATTACAAATGATTTATTTGATATCGGTGAATTTGCACATCATGGTCCAGAGGATTTCTTTATTGCAATTATGACGTTTATCGGGGCATTTACGATTATGTTCAACATCAATCCGACATTAGCGTTTATTGCACTTGTAATGGTGCCATTTTTAACATGGCTCGTAACGTTTAGTAATATTAAGATGAACAAAGCATGGAAAAAGATGTACGGTGAAATCGCCGATGTTAACGCACGTGTTGAGGATAGTGTATCTGGTGTGCGTGTTGTCAAATCTTTTACAAATGAAGATTTTGAAATGTCTCGCTTCCGCAAGCAAAACGGACTGTTCCGCTCTGCAAAATTATATGCTTATAAAGTGATGGCTGGCACACATTCAGGTATTTATATGATGACTCGACTTTTGACACTTGTCGTACTCGTTGTCGGCGCATGGTTGACTTATAATGAACTGTTAACAGCGGGGGAATTAGTGAGCTTTGTTTTATATACAAATGTCTTAATTAAGCCAATCGATAAAATTAGTGCATTACTTGAGCTTTATCCAAAAGGTATGGCAGGCTTCAAGCGCTTCCGCGATTTAATTGAGCAGGAGCCTGAAGTGTTGGACAAGCCAAATGCGATTGATGTGACGTCATTGCGCGGTGATATTACGTTTGAGCATGTGAGCTTTAACTATGACCAGACGAAGTTGGTGCTAAAAGATATTTCGTTTTCCTTAAATGCTGGTGAAACAATTGCCTTTGTTGGTCCGAGTGGTGCGGGGAAAACGACGATTTGCTCATTAATTCCACGCTTCTATGATATAAGTGATGGGGCAATTACTATTGATGGCTTGGATGTGCGCGATATGACACAAAAATCATTACGCGAGCAAATCGGTATCGTGCAGCAGGATGTTTTCCTATTCACAGGGACGATTCGGGAAAATATTGAGTATGGAAAGCTTGGTGCTTCCTTTGAGGAAATAAAAGCTGCTGCTGATCGTGCCCATTTGAAGGAATTTATTGAAGGCTTACCCGATGGTTACGAAACACAAATTGGCGAGCGCGGCTTGAAACTATCAGGCGGCCAAAAACAGCGTCTAGCGATTGCGCGAATGTTCTTGAAAAACCCACCAATTTTAATTTTGGATGAAGCGACATCCGCTTTAGACACTGAGACAGAAATGATTATTCAAGAATCTCTAGCAGAGCTAGCAGAAAATCGTACAACGCTTGTTATCGCACACCGCCTTGCGACAATTCGCAATGCAGATAAGGTTTTCGTTGTAACTCAGAAGGGTATTGAGGAACAAGGAACATATGATGAGCTTGTAGCAGCAGGTGGCGTTTTTGCGAACTTGCATCATATTCAGTTCAAAAAATAA
- the nagZ gene encoding beta-N-acetylhexosaminidase codes for MWKKRWGILLVLIIVLTGVLLFIGMKRGSMPEKADDSKPAPTPIQEEESENLETIIQRIIDSAQEGKVPNVSFIVGETDRQEVQQEWGKPQQVADIADGIYEDYLQQAVTIGYQDAQAFDIRSFHANIQKIHLADIKNSMGEPTEVRYYQDQTANQIILVYQVNPAYQLKWILPKPTEIDINPSVHHISVYTKLKDEVAEMIEQMSLDEKIGQMMFAGVSGIKLQQETTSLIQDFKIGGVILYANNLETPHQSVTLINDLMRANVDNRLPIFIGTDQEGGTVVRLPGPLKNFPSNNAIGNVNQPEFSFEVGKLLGQQLKAFGFNLNFSPVLDVNSNPNNPVIGNRSFSDNPDIVSQLGVQTMKGLESQQVIPVIKHFPGHGDTTVDSHLELPKVTKSLDDLNKLELIPFKTAIENGADVVMVAHILLPMIDQKYPSSMSKEIITNILREQIGFDGVVMTDDMTMKAITNHYDIGQAAVDSVKAGNDIILIAHGFSSVTSAIKEIKAAVNNGEIAEARINDSVRRIIQLKQKYKIENIEVTTVDIDKLNNDIEKALNTYMK; via the coding sequence ATGTGGAAAAAAAGATGGGGTATACTCCTAGTTCTCATAATAGTTCTAACCGGAGTGCTTTTGTTTATTGGTATGAAGAGAGGGTCAATGCCAGAAAAGGCTGATGATTCTAAACCTGCTCCAACTCCAATTCAAGAGGAGGAATCTGAAAATTTGGAGACAATTATTCAGCGTATTATTGATTCTGCGCAGGAGGGCAAAGTGCCAAATGTGTCATTCATTGTTGGAGAGACAGATAGACAAGAGGTTCAGCAGGAGTGGGGAAAGCCGCAGCAAGTAGCCGATATAGCAGATGGAATATATGAGGATTATTTACAGCAGGCTGTGACAATTGGCTATCAAGATGCGCAAGCTTTTGATATCCGTTCCTTTCATGCAAATATACAGAAAATTCATTTAGCCGATATTAAAAATAGTATGGGTGAACCTACTGAAGTTCGTTATTACCAGGATCAGACGGCCAATCAGATTATTTTAGTTTACCAAGTAAATCCGGCATATCAACTAAAATGGATACTACCGAAACCGACAGAAATCGATATCAATCCTAGTGTTCATCATATTTCGGTTTATACAAAACTAAAGGATGAAGTGGCTGAAATGATTGAGCAAATGTCATTGGATGAAAAAATTGGCCAAATGATGTTTGCCGGGGTTTCAGGCATAAAACTTCAACAGGAAACAACAAGCTTGATTCAGGATTTCAAGATTGGAGGAGTGATTCTTTATGCTAATAATCTAGAAACACCCCACCAATCAGTAACGCTTATTAATGACTTGATGAGAGCAAATGTGGATAACCGTCTACCGATTTTTATTGGAACCGATCAGGAGGGGGGCACAGTAGTCCGACTGCCGGGGCCACTGAAAAATTTCCCATCGAACAATGCAATTGGAAATGTCAACCAACCTGAATTTTCATTTGAAGTTGGTAAATTATTAGGGCAGCAATTAAAAGCATTTGGCTTCAATCTTAACTTTTCGCCAGTGCTAGATGTCAATAGCAATCCGAATAATCCAGTTATCGGTAATCGCTCATTTTCAGATAATCCGGATATTGTTAGTCAATTAGGGGTTCAAACGATGAAAGGACTAGAATCTCAGCAGGTAATCCCTGTTATTAAGCATTTTCCTGGGCATGGGGACACCACTGTAGATTCCCATTTAGAATTACCGAAGGTGACAAAAAGCTTAGATGATTTGAATAAGCTAGAGCTAATTCCGTTTAAAACGGCAATTGAAAATGGGGCAGATGTAGTTATGGTAGCTCACATTTTATTACCAATGATTGATCAGAAATATCCTTCATCGATGTCAAAGGAAATAATCACAAATATTTTAAGGGAGCAAATTGGATTCGATGGCGTTGTCATGACGGATGATATGACGATGAAAGCTATCACCAATCATTATGATATTGGGCAAGCTGCCGTAGATTCTGTAAAGGCTGGCAATGATATTATTTTAATTGCCCATGGTTTTTCTAGTGTAACATCAGCAATAAAAGAAATTAAGGCGGCAGTAAATAATGGAGAAATAGCTGAAGCTAGAATTAATGATAGCGTCCGCAGAATTATTCAGCTAAAACAGAAATATAAAATCGAAAATATCGAAGTAACAACAGTGGATATCGACAAACTAAATAACGATATTGAAAAAGCATTGAATACCTATATGAAATAA
- a CDS encoding alpha/beta hydrolase: MIYLKFDKWTKHIIEIIGFPFTLTNKYINRKRQINEIGQRIKVEDKFIHAIVSGESDASYTVILDAGLSCCSLDWHYIQPQLSDFAKVLSFDRAGYGWSSTVNTPYTSEDVVADLIHILKELQLKPPYILVGHSFGGLNMRLFASKYPEQVAALILIDAIHEKRYLSNEWDSVRKKSHKKNLNLFRFGYLTSGIGFPKLLKQPVGRKYLPEPYQKYIDYIGYHPKSYEAVYKEFLYSEESALQVKSSKALSTDLPVVILSSNNADPTWVEHQGLLSQLTQNTRQIKTNHQHSIHLENPDLIIETIKELMN, from the coding sequence ATGATTTACTTGAAATTTGATAAATGGACTAAACATATAATAGAAATAATCGGCTTCCCTTTTACATTAACTAATAAATACATTAATAGAAAAAGACAAATAAATGAAATCGGTCAGCGAATTAAAGTTGAGGATAAATTCATACACGCAATCGTTTCTGGTGAAAGCGATGCTTCTTACACTGTAATATTGGACGCTGGACTAAGCTGCTGTTCTTTAGATTGGCATTATATTCAGCCACAGCTATCTGATTTTGCAAAGGTTCTCTCATTTGATAGAGCAGGCTACGGCTGGAGTTCGACAGTAAACACACCGTATACTAGTGAAGATGTTGTAGCCGATTTAATACATATACTTAAGGAATTACAGCTAAAGCCTCCATACATTTTAGTTGGGCATTCCTTTGGTGGATTAAATATGAGATTATTTGCAAGTAAGTATCCAGAGCAAGTTGCCGCATTAATTCTTATTGATGCTATACATGAAAAAAGATACTTAAGCAATGAATGGGACAGCGTTCGTAAGAAATCACACAAAAAGAATCTTAATTTATTTAGATTCGGTTACTTAACCTCAGGAATAGGTTTCCCAAAGCTGTTAAAGCAACCTGTCGGACGCAAATATCTTCCAGAGCCTTATCAAAAATACATCGACTACATAGGGTACCACCCTAAATCATACGAGGCTGTGTATAAGGAATTTTTATATAGTGAGGAATCAGCTTTACAAGTCAAAAGCTCAAAAGCTTTGAGCACAGACTTACCAGTAGTTATTTTGTCTTCAAATAATGCAGACCCTACTTGGGTTGAACACCAAGGCTTGTTAAGTCAGCTAACTCAAAATACAAGACAAATAAAAACAAATCATCAACATTCGATTCATCTAGAAAATCCAGATTTAATCATTGAAACGATTAAAGAACTTATGAATTAA
- a CDS encoding class I SAM-dependent methyltransferase, with protein sequence MGNIDIFEMIASSYDTSERTEIAKLAANAIRERLVNATTKDAIDFGCGTGLVGMYLLNDFQSVLFLDASQNMVKQIQQKITEFDIQNASTLCVDIENESTKNLQVDCIFMAQVLLHIENTEFVLSKLYEMLKADGHLFIVDFDKNGNIASDMVHNGFEQKRLAELLAKIGYNNIQSKTFYYGEKIFMAQDASMFILDCKK encoded by the coding sequence ATGGGAAATATCGATATTTTTGAAATGATTGCAAGCAGCTATGATACGAGCGAAAGAACGGAAATTGCGAAACTTGCGGCAAATGCCATTCGTGAGCGTTTAGTCAATGCTACAACTAAAGATGCTATTGATTTTGGCTGCGGCACAGGCCTTGTAGGCATGTATCTACTAAATGACTTTCAATCTGTGCTATTTCTTGATGCATCGCAAAATATGGTGAAGCAAATACAACAGAAAATTACGGAATTTGATATTCAAAATGCATCTACATTATGTGTGGATATTGAAAATGAAAGCACAAAAAATTTGCAGGTCGACTGTATTTTCATGGCACAAGTATTATTGCATATTGAAAATACGGAATTCGTTTTATCAAAATTATATGAAATGTTAAAGGCAGATGGGCATTTGTTCATCGTTGATTTTGATAAAAATGGAAATATCGCTTCAGACATGGTACACAATGGCTTTGAGCAAAAAAGGCTAGCAGAACTTTTGGCTAAAATTGGTTATAACAATATTCAATCTAAAACTTTTTATTATGGCGAAAAAATCTTTATGGCACAGGATGCTTCAATGTTTATTTTGGATTGTAAAAAATAA